One segment of Lepus europaeus isolate LE1 chromosome 16, mLepTim1.pri, whole genome shotgun sequence DNA contains the following:
- the LOC133775209 gene encoding LOW QUALITY PROTEIN: DNA-directed RNA polymerase III subunit RPC6-like (The sequence of the model RefSeq protein was modified relative to this genomic sequence to represent the inferred CDS: inserted 1 base in 1 codon), which produces MAEVKVKVQPPDADPVEIENGIIELCQQFPHGITDQVIQNEMPHIEAQQRAVAINRLLSMGQLDLLRSNTGLLYRIKDSQNAGKMKGSDNQEKLVYQITEDAGNKGIWSRDIRYKSNLPLTEINKILKNLESKKLIKAVKSVAASKKVYMLYNLQPDQSVTGGAWYSDQDFESEFVEVLNQQCFKFLQSKAGTARESKQNPMIQRNSSFASSHEVWKYICELGIRKVELSXEDIETILNTLIYDGKVEMTIIVAKGTVGSMDGHMKLYRAVSAIILPAGLVQAPCGLCPVFDDCHEGGEISPSNCIYMTEWLEF; this is translated from the exons ATGGCTGAAGTGAAGGTGAAGGTGCAGCCGCCTGACGCGGATCCCGTCGAAATAGAAAACGGGATTATAGAATTATGCCAGCAGTTCCCTCATGGAATCACAGACCAGGTGATTCAGAATGAAATGCCTCATATAGAAGCCCAGCAGCGGGCCGTGGCCATCAATAGACTCCTGTCCATGGGTCAATTGGATCTCTTAAGGAGTAATACAGGCCTTTTATATAGAATAAAGGACTCTCAGAATGCTGGCAAGATGAAGGGATCGGACAACCAAGAAAAACTAGTATATCAAATCACAGAGGATGCAGGAAATAAAGGAATATGGAGCAGAGATATCCGATATAAAAGTAACCTGCCAttaacagaaatcaataaaatacttaaaaatttggAAAGTAAAAAGCTAATCAAAGCTGTTAAATCTGTAGCAGCTTCAAAAAAGGTGTACATGCTCTATAACCTGCAACCAGACCAGTCCGTGACTGGGGGAGCCTGGTACAGTGACCAGGATTTTGAATCTGAATTTGTAGAGGTGCTTAACCAACAGTGTTTTAAGTTTCTACAAAGCAAGGCAGGAACAGCACGAGAAAGCAAACAGAATCCGATGATACAAAGGAATAGTTCATTTGCTTCTTCACATGAAGTGTGGAAATACATCTGCGAACTGGGAATCCGTAAGGTAGAATTGT ATGAGGACATTGAAACCATCTTGAATACCCTCATTTATGATGGGAAAGTGGAGATGACTATCATCGTGGCAAAAGGCACAGTTGGCAGCATGGACGGACACATGAAGTTGTACCGGGCAGTCAGTGCAATCATCCTGCCCGCAGGTTTGGTCCAGGCACCTTGTGGCCTCTGCCCGGTTTTTGATGACTGCCATGAAGGTGGTGAGATTTCACCATCTAATTGTATTTACATGACAGAGTGGCTCGAATTTTAA